GATCTGCAgccaaagtgtttctgcagactgttcttATCAAgcgtgattataaaaataaaatgtatacgtttttattatattcacagactgttgccacacaactgtgtttaaaccctttattcacgagttcacacttgcaatagtttcagaataaagcgtatttggcgtgctgtccggggagagggctctgagctcggggaagacacccaaactcgagttattcctcttatcaggaaacggagaggaattgggattcaaGCGAaatatctagcccggccccagaacgctccccccgggattgtaatgcttaagaggtgaggtgacggggtggtggagggatgctaaagtcgtaagatgctgcaggtaagacagctttggtatatataggggtttggtcaagaactgattgcataatagaataattgtcaatgacgtatttgatactgaacttctgcgcgtgctcctcccgaaatttgtttatgaaacatcactaaaagtgatttttgcataataggtcccctttaactcGTATCTCATTGCTTACATTTTTTCCCCTACAGATCTGGACCACGATGGCCACAATTAACAACACTACCATCGCCAATGCCAGCGATGCATACTCCTGTAAATTCGACGAGACTTTCAAGTATATTCTCCTCCCAGTGAGCTACAGCCTGGTGTTTGTGTTCGGTCTGGGATTGAACATCACCGCCATGTACGTCATATTATTTCGAACCAAACACTGGAAGCCCAACACCATCTACATGATCAATCTCAACGCCTGTGACACTCTCTACATCCTCACGCTTCCGTTTCTCATCTACTACTACGCTGATGAAAACGCATGGCCGTTTGGTGAACTGATGTGTAAATTAATCCGCTTTCTCTTCTACACGAACCTCTACGGAAGCATCCTCTTCCTCAGCTGCATCAGTGTGCACAGATTCATAGGCGTCTGCCATCCGGTGCGATCTTTATCCTGGATGAATGCCCGTCGTGCTCGTTTGATCTCATTGTGCATTTGGGCAACAATGCTCATCTTCCAGGCTCCGATCCTTTATTTCTCCAGGATGAAAAGTGATACGATGGTTTGCTATGACACAACAAGCAAGGAGCTCTTCGATGATTTTCTGGTCTACAGCTCGGTGGTGATGCTCCTGCTTTTTGTCCTGCCGTTTGGGGTCGTGTTGGTCTGCAATGCGATGATGGTGAAGAAACTTCGTGAGCCAGGTGTTGGCGATGGTCCAATGTCACAGAAATCCAAGCAGAAGTCTGTAAAGATGATTATAATTGTGCTTCTGGCGTTCATGCTGTGCTTCTTGCCTTTTCATGTGAACCGCAGTATATACTACGGCTTTCGTTACATGGATAATCAGGTGAGCTGCTCAATGTTGGAGATTGCCAGCATGGCCTATAAGATCACTCGACCCCTGGCCAGCGCCAACAGCTGCATTGACCCCATCCTCTACTTCATGGCAGGACAAGGCTTCAAAAGCAGCATCAAGAGGAATAAATCGCCAATAGCAAGATCTGGAAAGAAATCACCCTCAACCTCTTTATAATCTGCTTAAACAAGAAATCAAATCTCAGACTACTTACTACTTAGGGAAGTGACCTAAGGTCAATGACTGGCATTAAAGtagaaatgaaattaaaactaaCCATGATGAAAATGCTCTTCCTTTTTTCAGTTACattctcagattacatctgtctgaggtattgggcggggctaacatacttaaccacacccctccaactaGAGATCTGCGTGGGACTGGATTTTTAATTccgctcccgccaggttttattccgcacccgaACGCTCCCGCCGTATATTCCgtctttgttcacccgctgcTCGTTTTCTATCCAACCTGACTAttcctgctaaatttagatctggtttccaaaatctcacgttaaaattgggcactaccaaaagagagagagagaacagaagTGTAGGTTGTGTAAGGACTGTAGGCTAAATGTTAGCTTTTTTTCCCCATTGTGGTGAGACATGACGTGTgttgaggtttgtggctggtgactcactgactctttcaaagtcagatttacaaacaaaTTCACTCAGTATATTTGACAACTACCCATTGTGTtttatatatcatatcagcattatttctacaaacatagcaggtacatattgggccaaggaagaatgtaaaatgtatagcgattCAATATGCCTCCCAAAATAAACACCTAGCTGGAtgctacagagtccagacagcctataacaagtgacacacagcaccacggcggatgcgcacgctctctctcattctcacacaaacacacatacatacataaagcGCAACGGCGGaggtgcgctctctctctctctctctatatatatagaccatttcaatgtcaATGTTCATGTCACTGGCCCattaacatttcctgcttgttatagaactatttcataactgtaacaagaggtaattcaaccgcatcttaatgttaaaacagctatcataacattatttatcaatatgtggctctttttggattcttggaacctgtagaaattaaaaaatgtgaaacaggaaatacgttgggaccattgtttttgtttacatccctcaaaatattgttagaccgcttgctcccattcaaattacacaGTTACCGACCGCAACCgcgctttatttggaaatttatcgGAATTTATCGGAATACAGGCCTCTAACTCAGTCagtcaacaaacagaaatggttttgttctgttctgaggagtctgttaggttgtaataattcTCCTCAATCACTTTTCccagatctttctgaataaaatgcctactttagaacatccaatcagcttgctgtacaaaaaacaagccacgcccactgttttcccatttaatattccatttctctaggagcTGTGTCAGAATATGAAAAAAGGTAGCAGCTTCAAGTTCATGTAGACTTTAATGTGGTGCAATTAAAACGCCCATTTTGTGTGTCTAGAAtacaaaagcacaaacaaaaatctaaatgggAGCTGCTAAAGGTACATACACATTAGTGATCCTGGACAGTCTCATGCTGCATGGGAATATTTTAgcaatagtcaaaaatacattgtgtgggtcaaaatgattgatttttcattcgtgaagtgctttgaaatgcgcATTTTTATTCAAGGTAAGCCGtaatagagcatttgattggtcagaagatttgatgagaaactgaagattGCGGACATGAATCAAACCGTTGATCCATTAAGCTGGAAGTGACAGACTGCAAGGTTTACATGTTTGTAACAGTTTCAAattgccagcagctagctctctgcaactctcacatggtcgcccactgaagataagcagggctgcgcctggtcggtacctggatgggagcccacatgggaaagctaggttgctgctagtttagtgagaccagcagggggcactcaacctgtggtctgtgtgggtcctaacaccccagtttATTaatagggactctatactgcttagcgagcaccgtctttcagatgagatgttaatcCCGATG
The window above is part of the Danio aesculapii chromosome 18, fDanAes4.1, whole genome shotgun sequence genome. Proteins encoded here:
- the p2ry2.1 gene encoding P2Y purinoceptor 2, giving the protein MATINNTTIANASDAYSCKFDETFKYILLPVSYSLVFVFGLGLNITAMYVILFRTKHWKPNTIYMINLNACDTLYILTLPFLIYYYADENAWPFGELMCKLIRFLFYTNLYGSILFLSCISVHRFIGVCHPVRSLSWMNARRARLISLCIWATMLIFQAPILYFSRMKSDTMVCYDTTSKELFDDFLVYSSVVMLLLFVLPFGVVLVCNAMMVKKLREPGVGDGPMSQKSKQKSVKMIIIVLLAFMLCFLPFHVNRSIYYGFRYMDNQVSCSMLEIASMAYKITRPLASANSCIDPILYFMAGQGFKSSIKRNKSPIARSGKKSPSTSL